In Amia ocellicauda isolate fAmiCal2 chromosome 7, fAmiCal2.hap1, whole genome shotgun sequence, the genomic window GGAACTGAGTGAGCCAAATGTAAACACAGCTTCGGAGAATGGCCTGGACCTTGTATCGCTTGAGAACAAAAAgtttgcctttttgtttttttttgctgtacgAGCTTCGTCAATTGTCTTTGTCTGTGCTGTAACGAAGGAGGCCCATTGTGAGGCACTTCTACCTGCAGTAATGCTATGCTTCTGTTGTTTGACTCACCCAttgtggcattttttttttttcccacttctgttttgtcattgttttttttttttgtttttttccctctcccctTCACCTCTCATCTCGAATGTTTGCTTGGCCTCTCCATTCTAGCAGCTGTTCAGTGTCTCACTGCAGGAGCTGTTTTTTTTCAGCCATTAGACTCCTGCTCTTTGAAATTCCCTGCCCCGGACACCCAGGTAGGCACCATCCTCTCCCTATTTCCCTTtcgccagctaaggagcctgtcTCTTTTGCTGTATCACCTTCTCAGTTTCTTCTGAATCTCTGTTCTGGGGTGGGATTAGACTGACCTGACTGATGAGCGTTTTTTACCCAGAATCCCTCATGTACAGTTTTATTCTGCTCCGGTGAAACAGATCTTAAGGAATAATTAACGTAATCAACACTTCAGCTTGCTTGCTAATTATAAACCATCTCCTAATCATGCTATGCAATTGGGTCCATTCTGTGTTAAGACGAAGCTTCGCTGTATTATAACCACAGCCACTCGTTTGTGGACCCTCATTATTTCGGGGATGTTTCATAATTAGCCAGTGGTAGATTCTCTAATTAGGCTTTGAGATAAGTGTGATCGGTTTAGCTTGGCGTTTCCCAGGTCTGAAATGCTagctggctggtttgttctgcCGTACTTGTGACTTTTCACTAGGTTCATAGTAGAAGgtcttttgattaaaaaaaaaaaaaaaaatggttttagTTCTCACTGTTTATCATTCAGTTAGTGCTTGTCAAGTGAGCCGCCACAGATAAGCCTGGTGCAACTGATTGTAATTCCCGATATGTTCAAAACATTCGGTGATGTTAATGTCTAgcatatattttcaacatttaaaataaaggtaTGGATTACAGCCTTAAATATatcccatatattttaaatactccTAAACAGGGCCAGTTTTGGTGTATGAAAAATTAAGCATCATACACCTACCACATattcaaaacatatttgtgcCATAAGGGACTGAACATGCATAGCAAAGACTCCTAATAAATCAAATAGAAGCAGCACTAAGAATGATCTCACCTCCACATGTTGTGTTaagattgtgtttgtgttctggAAATGTGTATCAATCTGCAACGATTGACTCTGCCACTACATATACAGGTCGAAAGCAATATACTAGCAAATATACAGATTTCAGTAGCTGTGGTGGTCGCTGTAGCTCCACTCATCCACTTTACATCATAAATGTCCCTAATTCATGAGTGGTACTGGCTTCTGTTTCATTTAACATATTAATTGTGGAAGCTGGGAAGGTCAAGGGCTGGAATGCAAAGTAAAAATTGAGGTGAACCGAGGAGACGATACAAAGCAAAGAAAATGAATCAAAGTCCAAAAGTCCAAAATGACACTGCTAATCTACTGTGGTAAACTTTCCTAATGTGGATTTAAAAGACATGATGAccaaaaaggggaaaaatacTCTTACAGTGTATTCACAGATCCCGTCTCCCCCCAGGTGATTGTCATGTCCGGTCATGAGACGATCCGAGTCCTGGAGGTGGAAGTTGACGCTTCTCTGCAGGGGGCGGGGGCTGATGGGAAAAGGCAGGGGGCGGAACACAGCCCTGCCCTGGAGTCCAGCGAGGGGGGGCCAGAGGAGGCCCCGGTCCAGCCAGGGGGTACTGGGACAGCAGGTGGGTCCTAAAAAACAGAATGGATAATAACAGTGTAATGACAAGTGCCCAGGCTGACTAACTATTCTGAAATCCAAGAAGTGCCTCCAGATGGCATTgaaccttctctctctctctctctctctcggtctcctTCTTTCTGTCTTCCTCAGCCCCAGCCGACAGGGAAATCACCTTAAACTCTGCAACTCTGGGGGTCCAGACTGTGGCCCCAGCTGCTCCCTCGTGCATCGCTCTCTCCCAGGCCCACACCGCGGTACCCATCACCATGCAGGCCTGCCCTCAGGTGAGATGGACCCCGTGGACAGACGTACAGCCCCGACGCCAGTCTTGCCCTTTCACAGACAGCACTTAAGACTAGTACTGGGGCAGCAGTGCCATATGCCCTCTCCTCCACAGGGTCTTTCAATTTTTATCTTTGCAAAACGTCTTTCACCGTCTTCCTTCATTCTTTCTCTCTTAACCTCTCTGTGTGTCCATCTCTCTGCTAGCTGCTGTCTCAGGACGGGCTGACCACAGTGGTGACAGGCATGATGACCCAGGCGGGCGCGCTCTCCCAGCCGCTCCTGATCCCCTTCACCATGGCGGGGCAGGTGGGCGGACAGCCGGGCCTGGCGGTGCTGACCTTCCCGACGGCCACCGTGGCCACGCTGCCTGGGCTGACTGCTGCCTCTCCAGCCGGGGGCGTCCTCAAGCTGCCCTTCACTGGCCTTCAAGGTAAAAATGACCGAAAGGGTGAAAAGTGGCTAACTGTTATCCCTTGATGGAGGTGTTGTCTCAAGAAAGTGTGTTAATTGAGTTGGTTTGCATTCGCTTAATTAAAATCTATGTTGTTTACCAGCCTGGTGGAGGAGGCCTTGACTCGGTTTGGTGTGATTAGAAAAGATTCTATGGATTTAAACTAAATGCTTGATCCATATAACCCCACATTTTGTGCAAACAAAACTGTCTTTGATTTAGATTGGTTCTAATTTATATGGGAAGATCttaattttagattttaagattttaagatAATGTGATTAATCTTATTTGTAAATTAACACTTCACTGATGGGTCTTACCTCCTTTTCAATGAGATCTGCCggttttaaacaatttaaaagtaATGATAGTTGAAGAGCCCCTGAATACCAACGGACTGACATTACATCAGGGATATCCATGAGcgcagtttttatttattaagaccCTGTTCACAgttgagatttaggccggcccaggCCAGGTGAAAACTAGTAAAACTTTTTGACCCAGCCTAAATTTTTTGAGGCAGCCTAAAGGCGACCTAAATGTGAATATTAATGCGCTGGGCCTTGGGCCGGGTGAAAAGCATCAGTGCATTACGTAATTCAGATCACGTTCAGGGTTCCAATAAGAGCTCAGGTGGAACAATAATCGGTAGACACAGGGAGTGCTCCAGGACCAGGCCTGGGATTTgggaagccccagtatagagaTAATTTGGAACAAACCTCTGAATCTCCTTCAGACTGGACTAGCTGAATTGTTTAGAGTCAGACCAGCAAGTCTGTGGAGAAATACCTCACTTCCTGCCAGGCACTGATAGAGGAAACTGAGCACTCTGGGTCTGTGACAATATGTATTCTGTGTATACAATAATTGACAGCAAAAAACACTTTAAGTGAACATGTCTGTAAATATATGGTtaataaatatacagtgagggaaaaaagtatttgatcccctgttcaagaaagcacatgtacaggcccgtctgaagtttgccaatgaacatctgaatgattcaaaggagaactgggtgaaagtgttgtggtcagatgagaccaaaatcgagctctttggcatcaactcaactcgccgtgtttggaggaggaggaatgaccccaagaacaccatccccatcgtcaaacatggaggtggaaacattatgctttgggggtgtttttctgctaaggggacaggacaactgcactgcatcaaagggacgatggacggggccatgtactgtcaaatcttgggtgagaacctccttccctctgccagggcattgaaaatgggtcgtggatgggtattccagcatgacaatgacccaaaacacacagccaaggcaacaaaggagtggctcaagaagaagcacattaaggtcctggagtggcctagccagtctccagaccttaatcccatagaaaatctgtggagggagctgaaggttcgagttgccaaacgtcagcctcgaaaccttaatgacttggagaggatctgcaaagaggagtgggaccaaatccctcctgagatgtgtgcaaacctggtggccaactacgtTTTAATTGTTCCCCATTGCCCTGTTCCTCAGCACTGGACCTGTCTGTCAGTTCTTTGACTGATGTAACTTAGTCATAAAGGCAtttcttgaattgaattgaatatttGTAGGCCCTGGAGGTCCTGTCATAATGTATTTGGCAGCACAGACCAGCTTCTAATCTCTACAGGTCGATTTGGATCGATAAGTGATTTTCCAGGACATGTACTTGCTCAAGGGACAATAGTGACACAGTATCTCTAGTCCCATTTTGCTGTAAAGCACAGACTATGCAGTTGCTTTTCCTGATCAGCCATGCGGCCTGCGTTTCTCTTCTTCCTCCCCCCAGCCGCCACCGTGTTGAACACAGTGCAGCCGCAGCTCCACGCAGCTGCGCAGACGATCCTGCAGCCCCAGATGGcctcccagcagcagcagcagccccagACGACGCAGCCAGGGATGCAGATCAACACCACCACCGCTGCCACCACTGTGCCCGCTTCCGTGGCAACGCTGCAGACCGCGGGCATCTCCATCAACCCTGCCATTGTGAGCAATCCTTCTGTCTTTTTGACTCCCTGTTGTCCAATTCCtgcctgttttattttattgcaggaaaaaaatgaaatcgtTCCTTAACAATAAATATCATAAATAGATTGAGTCTCCTGCATTTGAGCTCGGTTGATGAAGTGTGTTGTGCTCTGGAGAGTGTGGCGCAGCTGGGGAGGGTTACAGTTGGCACTGGTGGGCTGACGGGATGTCCATGTGTTTCAGATCAGTGCTGCATCCCTGGGCGCCCAGCCACAGTTCATCAGCTCCCTCGCCACCACGCCCATCATCACCAGCGCCATCTCCGGCATGCAGGGCATCACCAGCCAGATCATCACCAACGCGCAGGGGCAGGTAGGGTACCCCTCTGTAATCGGCCCCTTCTGGAGGTTCACAACAGCACGCCACTTTAAACGTCTTTTCCACTAATTGGCTTTGGTGATAATGCCATGTTTTCACTGTACTTCCCTACACTGCTATTAATTCTAGTCAACAATTTTAAGTGCAAAACCACCTTCAGTCATAATGTTGCATGGTGTTGTAAGGCACAGTGAAATCTATGATTGATGTTAAtgatagtagtagtatttattcCCAAACAAGATGTTCGAGTCTGTATACGGAGTCAGGGCTATTTATATATGCGCGTTCATTCTTGTAATTGAACCAAAACAGAGCCGAGAGTAGcgtgttttaattatattaaagtgAAGTACAAGCATGAGAAATTGTCACAAATTATTTTATAGTTTGTATGTATAACGTGATgttaatttgtaaaataaatgtatgtgttgCAGAGGTGTACAGGATGAGAGAGGATTGTGCAAAATTACACCTTTTCCTGCAAGTTTCAGCCCtggctcctccctctctccccttgaTGTGGCTGAATGTTGACTATGTGTTGGCAGGTGATCGGGACGCTGCCGTTTCTGGTGAACCCGGCCTCCCTGGCAGCAGCCTCAGCGGCGCCCCCTACCCTTCCCACCCAGAGCCTGCAGGTCCAGACTGTCGCGCCACAGCTGGTGCTCAATGCCCAGGGCCAGATCATCGCTACCATCGGCAACGGCCCCAGCCCTGCCCCTGTGCTGACCAAATCCAGCATCACGCAAACCCCCGCCAAGCCGGCCTCACAGGTATCATACTGTACAGGCACATACGGTGCCCTGCCGTTCAGGACACTACGCTACACAACTGAACattgtatttaacattttatttgttatttttgtggcACACCCAAAATTAGAGAATTTGACAATGGTAAGAATTAATTAGGGTTGGTACCCTACTGATGTAACGCAATGGTGTGTGGGATGTAGGTCTCTCCTTTCAACACTGCAGTGTAGTCTCATAGTGCAGAATAAAGCTTCTGAATGTTATTTAGGTGTTAAGGTAATTAATGTCTGTATGCAAAGAAGActttgaaggtttttttttacatacaaaatTAGAAAACGTTGCTAAATATTACGTAGATATACAGATAAAAGTAAGAATCATCTCACAGTTACATTTTGGTTATTTAGAGAACACTTAGAGAAAAAAACATGGCAGACGCTTCTCTGAAACCACAATGATCCCAGTTCACAGTAACTAAAAATCTGTGCTAGTTATTGGaatataatgcagaaaaatatatacttttaggGAAACTTTCTGAAACTTGCTCTAATGCATTCAAACACAAGTTGTGGGATAAAATAAAGACAGTTAAAAGTATCAAACCACTGTGTGTGCAGTAAAAGAAGGGCAGAAATCATGGAGGAATATGCTATAAGAAATATTAAAGGGGAAACATCCACCTACTGGAGGAG contains:
- the pou6f1 gene encoding POU domain, class 6, transcription factor 1 isoform X1; the protein is MLLLFDSPIVAFFFFPTSVLSLFFFFVFFPLPFTSHLECLLGLSILAAVQCLTAGAVFFQPLDSCSLKFPAPDTQVIVMSGHETIRVLEVEVDASLQGAGADGKRQGAEHSPALESSEGGPEEAPVQPGGTGTAAPADREITLNSATLGVQTVAPAAPSCIALSQAHTAVPITMQACPQLLSQDGLTTVVTGMMTQAGALSQPLLIPFTMAGQVGGQPGLAVLTFPTATVATLPGLTAASPAGGVLKLPFTGLQAATVLNTVQPQLHAAAQTILQPQMASQQQQQPQTTQPGMQINTTTAATTVPASVATLQTAGISINPAIISAASLGAQPQFISSLATTPIITSAISGMQGITSQIITNAQGQVIGTLPFLVNPASLAAASAAPPTLPTQSLQVQTVAPQLVLNAQGQIIATIGNGPSPAPVLTKSSITQTPAKPASQGTVVTGATVSQAPVIIAPQPPAVKTVTTISSPLPITCGDSPTVGQLVSKPQQPGADEEGINLEEIREFAKNFKIRRLSLGLTQTQVGQALTATEGPAYSQSAICRFEKLDITPKSAQKLKPVLEKWLAEAELWNQKGQQNLMEFVGGEPSKKRKRRTSFTPQAIEVLNTYFEKNALPTGQEITEIAKELNYDREVVRVWFCNRRQTLKNTSKLNVFQIQ
- the pou6f1 gene encoding POU domain, class 6, transcription factor 1 isoform X2, yielding MDPEEMTPNNGPLTVNEQPLDSCSLKFPAPDTQVIVMSGHETIRVLEVEVDASLQGAGADGKRQGAEHSPALESSEGGPEEAPVQPGGTGTAAPADREITLNSATLGVQTVAPAAPSCIALSQAHTAVPITMQACPQLLSQDGLTTVVTGMMTQAGALSQPLLIPFTMAGQVGGQPGLAVLTFPTATVATLPGLTAASPAGGVLKLPFTGLQAATVLNTVQPQLHAAAQTILQPQMASQQQQQPQTTQPGMQINTTTAATTVPASVATLQTAGISINPAIISAASLGAQPQFISSLATTPIITSAISGMQGITSQIITNAQGQVIGTLPFLVNPASLAAASAAPPTLPTQSLQVQTVAPQLVLNAQGQIIATIGNGPSPAPVLTKSSITQTPAKPASQGTVVTGATVSQAPVIIAPQPPAVKTVTTISSPLPITCGDSPTVGQLVSKPQQPGADEEGINLEEIREFAKNFKIRRLSLGLTQTQVGQALTATEGPAYSQSAICRFEKLDITPKSAQKLKPVLEKWLAEAELWNQKGQQNLMEFVGGEPSKKRKRRTSFTPQAIEVLNTYFEKNALPTGQEITEIAKELNYDREVVRVWFCNRRQTLKNTSKLNVFQIQ
- the pou6f1 gene encoding POU domain, class 6, transcription factor 1 isoform X3 produces the protein MDPEEMTPNNGPLTVNEQVIVMSGHETIRVLEVEVDASLQGAGADGKRQGAEHSPALESSEGGPEEAPVQPGGTGTAAPADREITLNSATLGVQTVAPAAPSCIALSQAHTAVPITMQACPQLLSQDGLTTVVTGMMTQAGALSQPLLIPFTMAGQVGGQPGLAVLTFPTATVATLPGLTAASPAGGVLKLPFTGLQAATVLNTVQPQLHAAAQTILQPQMASQQQQQPQTTQPGMQINTTTAATTVPASVATLQTAGISINPAIISAASLGAQPQFISSLATTPIITSAISGMQGITSQIITNAQGQVIGTLPFLVNPASLAAASAAPPTLPTQSLQVQTVAPQLVLNAQGQIIATIGNGPSPAPVLTKSSITQTPAKPASQGTVVTGATVSQAPVIIAPQPPAVKTVTTISSPLPITCGDSPTVGQLVSKPQQPGADEEGINLEEIREFAKNFKIRRLSLGLTQTQVGQALTATEGPAYSQSAICRFEKLDITPKSAQKLKPVLEKWLAEAELWNQKGQQNLMEFVGGEPSKKRKRRTSFTPQAIEVLNTYFEKNALPTGQEITEIAKELNYDREVVRVWFCNRRQTLKNTSKLNVFQIQ
- the pou6f1 gene encoding POU domain, class 6, transcription factor 1 isoform X4, with the protein product MSGHETIRVLEVEVDASLQGAGADGKRQGAEHSPALESSEGGPEEAPVQPGGTGTAAPADREITLNSATLGVQTVAPAAPSCIALSQAHTAVPITMQACPQLLSQDGLTTVVTGMMTQAGALSQPLLIPFTMAGQVGGQPGLAVLTFPTATVATLPGLTAASPAGGVLKLPFTGLQAATVLNTVQPQLHAAAQTILQPQMASQQQQQPQTTQPGMQINTTTAATTVPASVATLQTAGISINPAIISAASLGAQPQFISSLATTPIITSAISGMQGITSQIITNAQGQVIGTLPFLVNPASLAAASAAPPTLPTQSLQVQTVAPQLVLNAQGQIIATIGNGPSPAPVLTKSSITQTPAKPASQGTVVTGATVSQAPVIIAPQPPAVKTVTTISSPLPITCGDSPTVGQLVSKPQQPGADEEGINLEEIREFAKNFKIRRLSLGLTQTQVGQALTATEGPAYSQSAICRFEKLDITPKSAQKLKPVLEKWLAEAELWNQKGQQNLMEFVGGEPSKKRKRRTSFTPQAIEVLNTYFEKNALPTGQEITEIAKELNYDREVVRVWFCNRRQTLKNTSKLNVFQIQ